The genomic segment TACGATTTGCCGTGTTATAGTTATAACTTTTTCTGCAGTTGCAGGGTCTAAAGCGGCAGTATGTTCATCCAGTAAAAGTAATTTTGGTGTAACAATTGTTGCCATTAGCAGGGTAACTGCCTGCCGCTGTCCGCCCGAAAGTAAGCCCATTTTAGTTTTTAAGCGGTCTTCCAATCCAAGTCCTAATTCTGATAAACATTGTTTAAAAAAATATACGTCCTTTTTCTTTATACCAACACCTAACCCGCGGTGGGTTCCTCTTTGATAACATAGTGCGAGATTCTCTTCAATTGTCATTGATGGCGCAGTACTGCGCATTGGGTCTTGGAACAACCTACCTATATATTTTGCACGTTTATATTCGGGCATCATGGTAATATCCAAATTATCCAGCCTTATGTTTCCGGTATCGCATAAAAACGTCCCAGCAATTGCATTAAATAAGGTGGATTTTCCCGCGCCGTTTCCTCCGATAATCGAGACGAAGTCTCCATCTTCTAAGGTAAGGCTGATGTTGGACAGTGCCTTTTTTTCATTTAATGTGCCAATATTAAATGTTTTATTGATATTATTTAATTGCAGCATCATACCCACCAGCCTTTCTTATTTTTTTAAGTATCAATTTGTTTTTTATTACAGGAAACGAGAGAGCCAAAGCAACAATTACCGATGAAATCAGTTTGAGGTCTGAAGGGGAGGTGTTAGCACGCAAAATAAATGCAATAATTATGCGGTATAAAATTGAACCAAGTGTTACAGCCACTACATGTTGTAACAACGTTTTACTGCCAAACAAAACTTCGCCTATAATAAGCGATGCCATTGCAACAACAACCATACCAATGCCCATATTAATTTCAGAAAATTGTTGATACTGTGTAATAAGTGCACCTGATAGAGCTACAATCGCATTGCCAATTGCAAGACCAATCGTTTTTGTAAAATCTGCATTGATAGATGAAGACCGAACCATATCCTCGTTATCGCCTGTGGCGCGAATACTCAAACCCAACTGTGTTTTAAAAAACAATACGAGCAAGATAATTATAAGGGCAACAATTAGTAACGGAAGAACCAGTTTGCCTAACTGATTACCTACAAGCTTTTTCATAGGGTCAAATACAGTAGGGATATTAAGCAAAGAAACGTTTGGGCTGTTTCGCATAATGCGCAAATTGATTGAATACAACCCTGTCATGGTAAGGATACCTGCCAGGATAGGTTGTATTTTCATTTTTGTTTGTAAAAATGCGGTTATCATTCCTGCTAAAGCACCGGCAACCATCCCTGCCAGCAACCCTAAAAATGGATGCCCAACAAGTGTGATAATTGCAGAGCAAGAAGCACCGAGTGTAAAACTACCATCTACCGTTAAATCAGCCACATTTAAAATTCGGAATGATATAAAAATGCCCAGTGCCATCAATGCATAAATCAAACCCAGCTCAACCGAGCCTTGCAAAGCCATGAAACTCATTGCAGCAACCTCCTAGATGAATGCTTATTTTTGAGTGCTTGTTTTAACCATTTGTGCTGTTTTTACAAGATCTTCTGGGATATTAACTCCTAATGCTGCAGCAGTATCCTCATTGATAATCGTACCAAAATTGTTCAGTGTTTCTACGGGTATTTCAGACACAGGGGTTCCGCTCAAAATTTTATCCGCCATTACAGCCGTTTGTTTACCAAGGTTTGTGTATTCAATGCCTACTGTAGCAAATCCGCCATCCATTACCATAGAATCGGCACCCACATAAACGGGAATTTTGGCTTGCATTGCAACATCTGCTAAAACAGGCATTGCCGAAGCAATAACGTTATCAATTGTAGTGTAGAATGCATCACACTGTCCAACAAGACTTTGTGCTGCTTGCTGCAATTCAGATGCATTGGTAATAGCTACTTCAGTGTACGCAATGCCGTTATCATCACAGTATATTTTAGCTTGGTTAATTACCGAAATTGCGCTAACCTCACTGGTACAATATATAAATCCGTATTTTTTAACGCTTGGAGTAAGTGCTTTAGAGAGTTCAAATACCTGCTCAACCGGAATTGAATCTGAGGTTCCGGTAACGTTGCTGTTGGGTTTGTTTAAATCGGTCATTAAGTTAGCTGCAACAGGATCCGTAACCGCTGAAAACAGCACTGGGATATCCTTTGTAGCTGCTGCTGCCGACTGGGCTGAAGGGGTTGCAATAGCCACAATTAAATCAACCTTATTAGAAACAAATTTTTGTGTAATAGAGTTAAGAGTAGATTGATCGCCTTGAGCATTTTGGTAGTCGATTTCTACTTTATCCTCACCATATCCAAGTGTTTTCAATTCTTCTATAAATGATTCTCTGATCGTGTTAAGTGAAGGGTGTTCCACAATTTGGACAATACCGACTTTTAGTTTTTTGGCTTCTGAACCGGAAGATGCTTTTGAACTACACCCTGTAATTGCTAAACACACCATAATAACCGCCATAATCATTGTAAATACCTTTTTCATAACAAATGTCTCCTTCAAAATATAATTTTGTTGGTTTGTTTAAAAGGGTAGGTGAAATGTAGAAGTGTTTTCTTCGCGCCGGCAGCGAAAAAAGAACAACAAAAAACACCTGTCCTTCTGCAAGGACAGGTGTAAACCTGCGGTACCACCTTGATTGATACATTGTTTTATGTATCCACCTTTTACGGAATGCCAACACATTCCTCACTCTATAACGTGAGTTTGACGTCGTAAAATACTAAGCAATTGCCTTTCCTTACGCCCTCAGTGGTCCATTTATCCAATCCGCTTACTATCGGGCTTTCAGCTACCCCAACTCTCTGTAAGTGCGCCTTTGGTTTTATCTCCACCTCAATGGTTTAATTAATTAAAGCACATTCATAACGATTTGTCAACTATTTTTTATAGAACAGAAACTAGTACATCCTTTTATTAAACTTCATGATAGTTGCCTAAAAATTCAAAATACTCACATTTTTGTTCCAAACGCGCCAATAGTTTAATAATTTGCTCATTTGCTGCATTCCCACTAAAATCAAAGTAGAATAAAAACTCAAAATCTGTATCCGGCAGAGGGCGAGATTCTAGCTTGGTGAGGTTTAAATCAAGCATTGCAAATTGAGCAATTAGCTTATAAAGCGAGCCGGCTTCGTGCGGCAGAGTTAAAGCAACACTCATTTTATCTGCGTCTTCTGTTAAAATCATATCATTGCTGATTGTTATAAAACGTGTATAGTTTCGTTCTGCATTTTTAATTTCATCTAAAACTATATTTAACCGGTAAATATCGGCGCAATCTTTCGATGCTATTGCTGCTACACCGCGGTCACCGCATTCCGATACAAAACGCGCAGCAGCAGCGGTATTGGAATAAAAATGCACTCGAATATTCGGATTTGCCTGTAAAAAATCGGCACACTGGCTGATTGCCTGCTCGTGCGAATAAATATCTGTAATTTCTTCTAATAGTACGCCTGGTTTGGCAAGCAAGCAATGCGATACCTCTAATTTCAACCCACGAACAATATGAAACCGGTACTGTTTCATTAAATCATACACGCTGTTTACCGAACCTGCAGTTGAATTTTCTATGGGCAGTACGCCAACCTCACATTCTCCGTCCTTTACACAGCGAAAGATATCGGCAAAACTTTGGTAAAACTGCAGCTTTCCTTTTGGGAACATCTCGCGTGCTGCAATACTGGAATAAGCACCGTCGATACCTTGGCAGGCGATAAGCGGTGATTGTGGGAGCTGCTTTTTTTCTGTCAATGCTTTTTTAATTTTTGCTATGATAGGTGAATTATCGGTAAGTTGATTGTTTTGCTGGATTTTGCTCAAATCCATAATGGTAGTAAATAGAAAACGTGTACTGTCTGCAAGATTTTCTCCTGCTAAGTCGGCTACTCGATTGAGTACTTGCTCTTCTCGCTGGGTGTGAAGCACAGGTAATTTGTTTAGCCGCTTATACTCCGCTACATCATGCACTATATTCATGCGTTGCTTAAAAAGTGACACAATTTGTTCATCAATCGTATCAATCCTCTTTCGCATATCTTGTAAATCCATTCATTATCCTCCAGTTATGGTGTAAAGTTAGATAGCATTACACTAAATACGAGAGCAATGCAAAGGCTACAGCAGCTTCTACACAAGGTACTGCGCGGGGGACTATACAAGGGTCATGCCTGCCTTTTACAATCAATTCACATTCTTCTTGCTCTATAAAGTTAATTGTTTTTTGAGGCTGAGAAATAGAAGGGGTAGGTTTAAAAGCTACACGCATTATAATTGGCATTCCCGAGGAAATACCGCCCAAAATACCGCCATGGTTATTTGTTTCGGTACAGATCTTTCCATCTTTTATGCAGTAAGGGTCATTGTTTTCCGAACCAGCCATTTTGGACGCCTTAAAACCCGCTCCAAACTCAACACCTTTCACCGCCGGTATTCCAAAAAGAATAGAGCTAAGTACATTTTCAATCCCATCAAACATGGGTGAGCCAATTCCTGCAGGAAAACCAACCGCACAACATTCAACTACACCGCCAAGAGAATCAAGTTGTTTCGCTGCTGTTTCAATTTGCTGAATCATCATTTCGCCCGATTCATCGTTCAAAACGGCGAAATCTTTTTTCTGCACCTCCAGCAATTGTTTGGCTGTAATTGATACTGCATCAAATACATCATCTTTCGTATTCTGTACAGAAAAAATATGGGCACCAATTTCAACACCGCGGTTACGTAATAATTGCTTTGCAATGCCGCCAGCAATAACTAAAGGGGCGGTAAGCCTGCCTGAAAAATGCCCGCTGCCGCGTACATCATTTGCTCCGTTATAGCGTAGATAGGCAGTATAATCTGCATGGCCGGGGCGTGCAACCTTTTTTAAATTATTATAATCCTGTGAGTGAGTATCATTGTTTTGAATCATTGCACAAAGGGGGGCACCCGTTGTTTTTCCATCAAGCATTCCTGAAAGAATTTTTGGTATGTCGGGTTCTCTTCTTTTTGTTGATGTTGTAGAATTGCCCGGAGCACGACGTGCACAAAACAGTTTTAATTCATCTATATCAATGTGTTCTCCAGCAGGCAGACCATCAATAACTACGCCTATCTCACTGCCGTGAGATTCCCCGAAAATGCTTAGCTTTAAATTATTTCTACCCCAGACGGACATCGGCACGCCCTCCTAAACGATTGTAATCATTAAAAAATTGAGGATAAGACTTATTTACAGCCTCTGCGCCATCAATTAATACCTCACCATCACTAACCAAAGCTGCTATAGCCATACTCATAGCGATTCGGTGGTCATTGTACGCAGAAACAACT from the Hydrogenoanaerobacterium saccharovorans genome contains:
- a CDS encoding ABC transporter ATP-binding protein → MLQLNNINKTFNIGTLNEKKALSNISLTLEDGDFVSIIGGNGAGKSTLFNAIAGTFLCDTGNIRLDNLDITMMPEYKRAKYIGRLFQDPMRSTAPSMTIEENLALCYQRGTHRGLGVGIKKKDVYFFKQCLSELGLGLEDRLKTKMGLLSGGQRQAVTLLMATIVTPKLLLLDEHTAALDPATAEKVITITRQIVAKNHITTMMITHNIQSALELGNRTIMMDDGEIIMDISGEERNNMTVEKLIQMFTQKRGKKLDNDRMLLL
- a CDS encoding ABC transporter permease, producing the protein MSFMALQGSVELGLIYALMALGIFISFRILNVADLTVDGSFTLGASCSAIITLVGHPFLGLLAGMVAGALAGMITAFLQTKMKIQPILAGILTMTGLYSINLRIMRNSPNVSLLNIPTVFDPMKKLVGNQLGKLVLPLLIVALIIILLVLFFKTQLGLSIRATGDNEDMVRSSSINADFTKTIGLAIGNAIVALSGALITQYQQFSEINMGIGMVVVAMASLIIGEVLFGSKTLLQHVVAVTLGSILYRIIIAFILRANTSPSDLKLISSVIVALALSFPVIKNKLILKKIRKAGGYDAAIK
- a CDS encoding ABC transporter substrate-binding protein, with amino-acid sequence MKKVFTMIMAVIMVCLAITGCSSKASSGSEAKKLKVGIVQIVEHPSLNTIRESFIEELKTLGYGEDKVEIDYQNAQGDQSTLNSITQKFVSNKVDLIVAIATPSAQSAAAATKDIPVLFSAVTDPVAANLMTDLNKPNSNVTGTSDSIPVEQVFELSKALTPSVKKYGFIYCTSEVSAISVINQAKIYCDDNGIAYTEVAITNASELQQAAQSLVGQCDAFYTTIDNVIASAMPVLADVAMQAKIPVYVGADSMVMDGGFATVGIEYTNLGKQTAVMADKILSGTPVSEIPVETLNNFGTIINEDTAAALGVNIPEDLVKTAQMVKTSTQK
- a CDS encoding bifunctional chorismate mutase/prephenate dehydratase; its protein translation is MDLQDMRKRIDTIDEQIVSLFKQRMNIVHDVAEYKRLNKLPVLHTQREEQVLNRVADLAGENLADSTRFLFTTIMDLSKIQQNNQLTDNSPIIAKIKKALTEKKQLPQSPLIACQGIDGAYSSIAAREMFPKGKLQFYQSFADIFRCVKDGECEVGVLPIENSTAGSVNSVYDLMKQYRFHIVRGLKLEVSHCLLAKPGVLLEEITDIYSHEQAISQCADFLQANPNIRVHFYSNTAAAARFVSECGDRGVAAIASKDCADIYRLNIVLDEIKNAERNYTRFITISNDMILTEDADKMSVALTLPHEAGSLYKLIAQFAMLDLNLTKLESRPLPDTDFEFLFYFDFSGNAANEQIIKLLARLEQKCEYFEFLGNYHEV
- the aroC gene encoding chorismate synthase; translation: MSVWGRNNLKLSIFGESHGSEIGVVIDGLPAGEHIDIDELKLFCARRAPGNSTTSTKRREPDIPKILSGMLDGKTTGAPLCAMIQNNDTHSQDYNNLKKVARPGHADYTAYLRYNGANDVRGSGHFSGRLTAPLVIAGGIAKQLLRNRGVEIGAHIFSVQNTKDDVFDAVSITAKQLLEVQKKDFAVLNDESGEMMIQQIETAAKQLDSLGGVVECCAVGFPAGIGSPMFDGIENVLSSILFGIPAVKGVEFGAGFKASKMAGSENNDPYCIKDGKICTETNNHGGILGGISSGMPIIMRVAFKPTPSISQPQKTINFIEQEECELIVKGRHDPCIVPRAVPCVEAAVAFALLSYLV